A window of Ignavibacteria bacterium contains these coding sequences:
- a CDS encoding DUF47 family protein, with the protein MLKGLTPKEDKYFDDFSSMIKTISEMAALSNDFFCEGKYDDEISLKMKFLERRCDEISHKVYKKLDKSFLTPFDREDIYKLIKTLESISDTIYAAVTRVTVYDLKTPLPVAEKLLEIAATQINELYKSIVDNKVKVTEDLKRVSALEEEADAIYREAVTNLFKEEKNAIELIKKKEILDILETTTDKCMAVSSVIVTVSLKNG; encoded by the coding sequence ATGCTCAAAGGCTTAACACCTAAAGAGGACAAGTATTTTGATGATTTCAGCAGCATGATTAAGACTATCAGCGAAATGGCTGCACTTTCAAATGATTTTTTTTGTGAGGGTAAATACGACGATGAAATATCCCTCAAAATGAAGTTCCTGGAAAGAAGATGCGACGAGATCTCGCACAAGGTTTACAAAAAGCTGGATAAGAGCTTTCTTACGCCCTTTGACCGGGAGGATATATACAAACTTATAAAAACTCTGGAAAGCATCAGCGACACGATTTATGCTGCTGTTACGAGGGTTACAGTTTATGATCTGAAAACTCCTCTTCCGGTTGCGGAAAAGCTTCTGGAAATTGCAGCCACACAGATTAATGAGCTTTATAAGTCAATTGTGGATAACAAGGTCAAAGTTACCGAGGATCTGAAGCGTGTAAGCGCACTTGAGGAAGAAGCCGATGCCATATACCGTGAGGCTGTAACAAATCTTTTCAAGGAAGAGAAGAACGCCATAGAACTCATTAAGAAGAAAGAGATTCTTGATATTCTTGAAACCACGACGGACAAGTGCATGGCAGTTTCATCTGTTATTGTAACCGTATCCTTAAAGAACGGATAA
- a CDS encoding T9SS type A sorting domain-containing protein, with protein sequence MKINATMLKMNNAFFIITFSICVLCSSYLYSRPTGISGYTLKTNSSGCAGCHGSASSQVSVVINGPATLKTGETGNYTVTITGGSGTGVGTDIAASNGTLANSDANLKILNGELTQPSAKTFSGGKYVFSFQYTAPSQAGTQTLYACGVSTKPQWNFAPNFSVNVQSATSGVKENGQIVAAYSLNQNYPNPFNPATVISYSLPKQSSVKLIVFNSIGQEVKTLFSGIQAAGNHSVNFNAAELSSGIYFYSIEAKSETGNETFKSVRKMAFLK encoded by the coding sequence ATGAAAATAAACGCTACAATGTTAAAAATGAATAACGCATTCTTTATAATTACTTTCTCAATATGCGTCCTTTGCAGTTCTTATTTATATTCACGTCCAACCGGCATTAGCGGATATACACTGAAAACCAATTCTTCCGGCTGCGCGGGCTGCCATGGCAGTGCAAGCAGCCAGGTCAGTGTCGTTATTAACGGTCCGGCAACTCTTAAAACAGGCGAGACAGGCAATTATACTGTTACCATCACCGGAGGCTCAGGAACAGGCGTCGGAACCGATATAGCCGCATCAAACGGAACACTTGCAAACTCCGATGCTAACCTTAAAATCTTAAACGGTGAGCTCACACAGCCTTCGGCAAAAACTTTTTCGGGCGGAAAGTATGTCTTCAGCTTTCAGTATACAGCCCCATCACAGGCCGGAACACAAACTTTATATGCCTGCGGAGTAAGCACAAAGCCGCAGTGGAACTTTGCTCCCAATTTCAGCGTGAATGTCCAGTCCGCTACAAGCGGCGTTAAGGAAAACGGGCAGATAGTTGCAGCTTATTCACTCAATCAGAACTATCCCAATCCCTTTAATCCTGCTACTGTCATCAGCTACTCGCTTCCAAAACAGAGCAGCGTAAAGCTTATCGTTTTTAACTCAATCGGACAGGAAGTAAAAACCCTTTTCAGCGGCATTCAGGCGGCTGGAAATCATTCCGTTAATTTCAATGCCGCGGAGCTTTCTTCCGGAATATATTTCTATTCAATTGAAGCTAAATCGGAAACAGGTAACGAAACCTTCAAATCCGTAAGAAAAATGGCTTTCCTCAAGTAA
- a CDS encoding T9SS type A sorting domain-containing protein — protein MKSLFLFLISFLFLQGNLYPQKNKINSFHPDTLRALSLSQNYPDPFNSSTTINFSVKQDGMVRLSVYNILGSRVAVILDAYKPAGDYSVRYNGDKLPGGVYFYKLESGGRILTKKFILLK, from the coding sequence ATGAAAAGTCTTTTCCTGTTTCTAATTTCTTTCCTGTTTCTGCAGGGAAATTTATACCCGCAAAAGAATAAAATAAACTCTTTCCATCCTGATACATTGCGCGCGCTTTCACTGTCTCAAAATTATCCCGACCCGTTTAACTCATCAACAACAATCAACTTTTCAGTTAAACAGGACGGAATGGTCAGGCTTTCAGTCTATAATATCCTGGGTAGCAGGGTGGCAGTCATACTGGATGCATACAAGCCCGCAGGCGACTATTCAGTTAGATATAACGGAGATAAACTGCCCGGCGGCGTCTATTTCTATAAACTTGAATCGGGTGGACGCATCCTTACAAAAAAGTTCATCCTCCTGAAGTGA
- a CDS encoding NAD-dependent epimerase/dehydratase family protein, translating to MQTILGAGGAIGIPLAKELPKYTDKVRLSGRHPIKVNSSDELFQADLRDLKQTMEAVKGSDVVYLTAGLKYDTQVWQKEWLEVMNNVITACSEHNSKLVFLDNVYMYGRVEGWMTEETPFNPVSKKGEVRAKTASRLIDAYKKKEVTAAILRAADFYGPDNRGSVLNMLVLDRMKVGQKANWLIDAHRLHTYTYTPDAAKAMALIGNTPDAFNQTWHAPSDMDVLTGEGYIKMAADFLEVSPKYTVLKKWQMQLAGVFNPVIRETLEMLYQNEYDYLFDSRKFEGRFKIKPTPYRDGITSYLKM from the coding sequence ATGCAGACAATTCTAGGTGCAGGCGGGGCAATTGGAATTCCTCTTGCAAAGGAACTTCCGAAGTATACCGATAAAGTCCGGCTTTCCGGGAGGCACCCGATAAAAGTAAATTCATCGGATGAGCTTTTCCAGGCGGACCTTAGGGACCTGAAGCAGACAATGGAAGCTGTAAAAGGCTCCGACGTTGTGTACCTCACCGCAGGACTGAAGTACGACACTCAAGTATGGCAGAAGGAATGGCTTGAGGTGATGAATAATGTAATTACGGCATGCAGTGAACACAATTCGAAGCTTGTATTTCTTGATAACGTGTATATGTACGGGCGTGTTGAAGGCTGGATGACAGAAGAGACACCGTTTAACCCGGTCAGCAAAAAAGGCGAGGTACGCGCAAAAACAGCCTCGAGACTTATAGACGCATACAAAAAGAAAGAGGTTACAGCTGCAATTCTAAGGGCGGCTGATTTCTATGGACCTGACAACAGGGGTTCTGTACTGAACATGCTGGTTCTGGACAGGATGAAGGTGGGCCAAAAGGCAAATTGGCTAATTGACGCCCACAGGCTTCATACTTACACTTATACTCCTGATGCAGCAAAAGCCATGGCATTAATTGGGAATACGCCTGATGCTTTTAATCAGACGTGGCACGCGCCATCGGATATGGACGTATTAACGGGAGAGGGTTATATTAAAATGGCGGCTGATTTCCTGGAAGTGAGTCCAAAGTATACAGTTCTTAAAAAATGGCAGATGCAGCTGGCAGGAGTTTTTAACCCGGTAATAAGGGAAACTCTTGAGATGTTATATCAGAATGAGTACGATTACCTTTTTGACAGCAGGAAGTTTGAAGGGCGCTTTAAGATTAAGCCTACTCCGTACAGGGATGGAATAACTTCATATTTAAAGATGTAG